The genomic segment aaaaagaggcTCATGATCTGTTCCCCTTCCCTGCACTGCAGAAGAAGAGAGACAGCAAATGTAAGAGCTGAACTGATTCACTGACACTGACCCCCACCCCTCTCaaccttcctcccctccagctcAATTGCAGAAATCAGTGTTGCAGCAGGTGTAGTCATAAGTAAGGTGAGATTCGTCGGGTGCCCTCACCTTGCCGCAATTTTGCACTGAGGTGCAGTTCAGCCGGTAGTAGAGAGGTAATTTCCCTGAGGAGAGAGATAGAAAAGGGGCATGGTTAGAAAAACATACATCCACTCAGGCACAGCTTGCTATGATCAGCTGGGAGACATTATTATAAACCAGTGGTGCAGGCTGTGTGCTGCACTCATTACCCCGTATCACTGAGGATACTGCAGAACAGGGAGTTCAGAGGAAGGCGGATtagattacagtctataagtacctacatggggaacaaatatttgataatgggctcttccatctagcagagaaaagtctaaCACAGCGGCTCTCaacatttccagactactgtacccctttcaggaggctgatttgtcttgcctacccccaagtttcacctcacttgaaaacaactcgcttacaaaatcagacataaaaatacaaaagtgtcacagcacattattactggaaaattgctgactttctcatttttaccatatgattataaaataaagtAGTTgggatgtaaatattgtacttacattttagtgtatagtacgtagagctgtataaacaagtcatggtctgtatgaaattttagattGTCCTGACTTCGCtaggctttttatgtagcttgttgtaaaactaggcaaatatctagatgagctgatgtaccccctggaaaacctctgcatAGCCCCAggaggtacacatacccctggttgagaaccactggtctaacaccatccaatggctggaaattgaagctagataaattcagtctggaaataaggcaAAAAATTTTAATAGTGAGAGAGTAACTACCCATTGGAACAACaagggtcatggtgaattctccatctctggcaatttttaaatcaagtttggatgattttctaaaagatctgctctaggtaTTATTTGGGGacaggtcaggctagatgatcacaacgatcccttctggccttggagtctacgTTAGTGACATTGATGAGTGCAGGCAAAGCTACCTCACTGCATGGCTCCATGCATCATCTTTTTCTGATGCAAGCAGTGCTTGGTGGTACCATATGCCAAAGAAGATGTTGGTGGGACTCTTATACTTAATGAGTGGCAACAGGGTGGGGCCCGGGAATTTAAATGTGAATACTTTTGGAGGGGCGcgttaaacacacacaaagatgaaAGGTTTGCATGAccctctcccccttttctccccccacctctggAGGGGACGCCCAGCAGCCAGGAGGCAACGGGTCCCTCTGGCAgtggcacttcctgcagcccagggagggaggaagcagcagggtaGCTGGCTGCCAGCTGAGCTCCACCTCCCcctacagctgctgcttctccttccctgctgctgggctCCCATCCCTGCTTTCCAGATCCCCGCTGAGGTGAGTCtggagctggctggaggcagCGGCAACATGTAGGATTCcaacagcagggaaggagaagcagcagctgtggggggaggaggatctCAGCCGGCAGCCAGccgccctgctgcttcctccctccatGAGCTGCAGGAACACATGGAGATTTGGGGGGGTGCACCCCTTTGCCCCCCCTTGTGCACACCCCTCACTGGCAAATACCACTGGGTGCTTCTGTAGCATCTCCTAGTTAAGAATCTCCAAGGGATTTAGGGAGCAAAATGTTGTTCTCACTTTACGCCACACAGCAGAGCTGAGCCTCAATTCTCCAAGAGaacaaaatgtcattgaaatgttagatccatttaaaaaaaaaatgaattttttcatggACATGTTTATTTACCTTTCTCACTTTCTGAAGATTTCTGATAGAgctaaagagaagaaaagaaatgggTGTTTGTGGGGGGGAAGCCTGTTGGTTGTTCAGTAATTTTTCCACATTTTGGTTGTTGTTTTCATCGTACGTATTTCTGTATTGTCAATTTTACTCACCGGATGAGATACCTATATATATGGTATGAGTAGTTCCATTTTGCTGTGAGTAGTTTTACCGACTTTGGGATTGTGAATATATATGATCTCTGaatccttaaaaaacaaaacagaacaactctggatttagagagagaaaaagagaaaaggaaactaatcttttaaaaaaataaatagcatttgaAAATTCTTCAGTGAAAAGTGACAGATTAAAAATTGTTATTTGCGATGTTGTTATacctgtgttggtcccaggatattaaagcaagaaggtggatgaggtaatatcttttattggaccaacttctgttggtgaaagacacaagccagggccatccttacccatacgcaaagtacgcagctgcatcgggcaccaggaaatttggggcaccaaatttcctggtgccctatgcagctgcgtgctgctccagcccctgctccaccccttccccaaaacccccgcccctgctccaccccaacacggcccccccccccccgactccaccccttcccatgaGGACTGCAGTAGGggtcgggcctgcactcaccTGGCAGCGATACgtggagcgacccagccccagcccgctctgtgCCACCGGCTCCCAGTCTTCTCGCCGGTAAATGCTGGGGGccaattccccctgccccccaagccccaAGGCTgcgagccaggggagcagagcagagtgggctggggctgggtcactccacttcccaacGCCCCGTGAGTATGGGGTcgggcctgccctgcactcactgggCAACAGGAAGTGGAACGACCCAGCCTCAACCTGCTCCGCTCTGCCGGCTCTtgctggggggtggtttcccctgcccccaagcctgctcctgctcccctgcagaggcctggggccacacacacacccctgcagcgGGGGGTGcttagggcaccaaaatggctagggacggccctgacacaagctttcaagcttccacAACTTCGACAACCACCATCtgtccatcaaactctctctcgAATAGTGGATCTCAATGAGGGAtacgcgtacccctgggggtaaaCAGAGGTCtcccagagggtacatcaactcatctagatatttgcctagttttacaacaggctacataaaaagcactagtgaagttagtacagactaaaatttcatacagacaatgacttatttatattactgtatatattatacactgaaatgtaagtataatatttatattccaattcatgtatttaataattatatggtaaaaatgagaaagtcagcaatttttcagtaatagtggctgtgacacgtttgtatttttatgtctgattttgcaagcaagtagtttttaagtgaagtgaaacttgggggtatgcaagacaaatcagcctcctgaaaggggtacagtactctggaaaggttCAGAGCCACGGTCTAGAATACTCCCGCACCAGCAACACCTTctgcagttaaaaataaatattttgaccagctctgctacaCACAGTCCCAGACAACTGTGTGTAGCAGAGAGCACAGAAAGACAAGTGACTTCTAAGTGACACAGCAAGACCCCAGGCCTGCAAAAAATACACCAATGGGCTCTACTTCATGCACAATTGATGTTGTTATTATCACACCTAGAAGGCCGAGTCATGAACCATGACATCAGTGTGCCATGAGTATTTCCGCTGAGTCTGAGATTGTGGACTGAATTTGGAGTTGTGGGCAATGCTTGCAAAGAAAGCAATTACTGCTTTCTTTcaactttccccctccccatatcCCAGTCTGACTGTTGCTCCCCTGTCCATCAAGTCTGTGGCTGCACAACTTTTGCTACTGGGATAACCCCACTATAAGTACACAGTTTGATGTCAGTTGTCCTTGAAATCCATACATACCAAGAGAAGCTTTAATGTTCACACATCTCTCCCTCCATCCACACGTCGTTTCACCTGATCCCTGAACGCATCCAAAGAGTAGAAACTTGCGTTTGCAGACATTGCAGCGCAGAGCCTCCGCTACGTCAGATAAACAGAAGAAACAACTCAGGGCTTCAACTCAGGGCTTCATCTGACAGTGAGTGGGGTGGCATAATGGAGCATtggctattgaagtcaatgggtgtagGAGCAGACCCACAGCACAAGCCCTAGTACTGCTCCAAAGAAAAACAATAGTTGGTGTGGGTGTAGACAGCATTTCACACTTTGTCCACTAGGGGGACCCATTAAGGGTGTCATCAGTTTGTTGGTCCCGGTCATATATCTTACAGCTCTCTCTCTAGATATCTTAGGAATTTATATGGGCCCTGTTACCATACTGTCTTAGTACTTCAAGTCTTTAAttcatttatcctcacaacacccatagaaggcagggaagtgctgtttTACCAATGGGAAATAAGCCTAGAGAGAcaagggcctggtctacactaactagggttgccaattttggttggatgtattcctggaggtttcatcccaGGACATAATCTTTattgaaagattaatctttaggTGTTTTATTCCAATTGTTTTCAATTGGTTTCTTTGAGTGATTCCAATAACTTGAACAGGGGTGTGAGATATCCACACCTGAGAGGAGCGTTGTTAAGACAATGTAGACAGCGctgggtcaacagaagaattctcctgGTGACccagctaccgcctctcagggaggtggattacctttgGGAGAACCCCTCTTgttggcgtaggtagtgtctgcactgaagcactacagtggcacagctgccgcGGCACCAGTGTAgcatttttagtgtagacaagccctatagCTGTGTCTTCCActgtctaaaccaggggttcagttggcttaactacatctctcagggctgTGGACTGttcagtgtagatcagccctACGACCCGGAGCCTCCAAGGCAGGGATTAAATTCTGCCAGAGCTCTCCGGAGTAGAGCTTTGGTAAATAGGCCTGAGCCCTGGCGCTTCCTgtggagctgaagccctgagccctggcatgCCCCCAGGGACTAAAGCCCCGAGTCCTGGAGCGCCACAGAAGCCCCAAACCTTGGCACACTCACGAGGCTAAAGCCCCAAGATACCtgctcaggggtgctggaacggGGTGGACCAAGGGGCCATGGCTTGTCCACTTTTcgccctggccccctgcccctcctcttctccctgaagCCCAGCCCCTAGGCCAGGCCAGAAGCCGAATCCGGGTTGGGATAAGAGCCACGTGAGCAGCTGCAGACTCTCCATCTGCCCTGCGCAGGGAGTCCGGGGGGTGGAGACATGGGCCGGgagttgaataataataataataataataataatagaaaagggAATAGAGGGGTGGGTGATAGAAAGAGACAGTCTAACTCTATTCGAAGATATGCCACTAAgaaggcaggtggaggggcctgggctccccgGCAGGGCCAGGGGTAAGAGTGTGGGGTCCTGGAGTGGGCAAGGCATTGTGGACCCCAAtcacacacacttttaggaagaatctgtctcccctgaccctgctccacgACTGAAACCGGAGCCCcaaatctgtgggggggggggagagaatgggggcTCCGGGAAATACTGTATGAGAATTTACGCCCTGCTCAAAAGGTATTGGAATCAatcaagcaaagaaagaaaatgaaaacaatgggAATAAGACACCTAAATACTGTTGAGGAACTGGGGCTAAGGCATGGAGAGAACATGGAATTGAACCCAAGCCAATGGACTAGCCTTTCTTTACAAGCTAAACAAACCCTTGTACTGCAGTGTCTAATAACCAGCCCATTGGAAATTCATATCTGAATTCTGTTCTAGCATCTGgatgttgttcttttaaaaattcaatttaatTCAACTTTTGTCCTGGACTTACCTCCTGCAAAGCACAAGAGAGTGGCAAGTCCCAGGAAAAAAACCTTCATGTCAGCAGAGAAAGAGGCAAGATGAACCAGACAGCCTGAGTGTGCTTCAGCAGAACACCACCAGGGATATCTCCAGAACTGGCTGTGGTGGAGCAGAGTTTCAGTCTTGCTTTCTCTGATCCTGTCGGCTTATGCGGTGCCTGCCCTATTGTAGGGTGGGAAAAGTGAGTTTTAAAATTGCTTTACAGTAAAGAGTACAAATTGCCTGCTCCAGGGACCTTCTGTCTTCCCCCAAGAAAAAACTCAGTGGTCATCACATTTCCAAAAAGGTTGTGAAGGAAGCCTCCAAGGAACACACACAATAGCCGGACCTGTCTgcctttatattttctttcattaacCATCTTTTTGAATAGGCTTGAAGCTGAGGCTCTGACCACATGAATGTAATTAACAATCCGTGGACAATTTTTGCAACAACGGCTATTTTTCTTTTGGAGCTCTATCCCAATCGCAAATCAGCCAACAAACCATAATAAAATGCTGCTGACAAATATAATCTGGGGCCACATGTCTCATTCTGATCAGCTCCCTTTAAGAAAGATGTAGCTGAGATTCAGATtttaaggtgggaagggatgatTGTGAtcattctagtctgaccttcagCATAGCACAAGATGTAGAGTTTCACCTACAGATTCCTTCACTGGAGGGATTTATTCTTGgcttggaaaaggtccagagtaGGTCAGCAAAACTGGTCAGAGTAATATGATGAGAGATTTCAGGGACTAGAATTTTTTTAGCCTGATAGAGAGAAGATCTAGAGTTAGATTGGGAGTAAATctgtttttcatattttccttttaaacaaataCTGGGAAGTTTGCTGGTATGTTTCacttgagagaaagagagaaagagagaaacaaatatAGTCATGAGCACATAGAGCAGAAAATACACAGATGGGTGCGCTCTTCTGGCTCAGATCCTCAATGctgtaaatcagcgtagctcctttgaagtcaatggtccTAAATTTGTTTAGGTcaactaaggatctggccctcccTGTTTTGTAATCCATCTTCCCAGGGCCCATAAGTGCCCTGGCTTGAATCATCTTTACTTTTCTATTCAGTCATCTCTTATGATAAACACCCCCTGTTCCCTTTGGCTGAGCTCCAAGCCCTGAAGCAAACACAAAAGCCACCTTCAGTGCCAATAATGTAGCTGCTGAACTCCATACTACAAGCAGAAAACAATGTTCTCTTATGAGTTACTGGACTTCATGCAAGACAAAGGACTTGCTAGAACCACAGGTTTCCTCTTTCTCTGGATCTGCTACCAAAGAAGGGATTTTGACTACCCTAGAAATTACTAGTCTAAGCTTCCACTATTGGAGGGGACGACAGGACCTGCCAGCAAATGACCTGTCACCAGGAGACATTTATAAGACCAAAGACAGGCAAGTGCATGAATGTGCAAAATGTTGGGGGTGCAGCCCATTTGAAAATTTGTATTGAGCTGGAAATGATTAAATACCTTCCACCCAACACAGGGCTAAGTGCTACAAACTTTATATTAGAAGTCCTATGCTTTACCAACTGAGCTAAGCAGGCTCCTGTAGAACACCCTAGCTGATCCTGTACTTAAGTAGCTGCCTATGAAACATCACCTTCTGTAGTAAAGGTGTGTCTTGACCTTTGGTATAAAAGCAACTCAGAACAGTCGGACCCGTGTTCTGCTTTCACTGACTTTAGAGGGTGAATCTTGTGCAGTTAATACTCTTTAAACAGGCCTAATGAAAGCTACAGGTGTTAGCTGGAGCCCAGCataggaagaagaagaaagatgaTGAACGCTTTACGTAGAAAAGTCAAAAGCAATTCAAATCTTATTGGGGGATCTCTTACCATGCGATATCCAGCCAAGCAGCCTGCTGGCAAACTGAAGTCCAAGCGTCTGCCGTCTCAAGGTCTCCGCCTGCCTTCTCACAAGATCCACCACAGCTCTACATACAAAGCAATTCTGTTTGAACCAATGGTCACAGGTTGTTCAGTctccgggatgggggtgggggatattgTTTCCCTGGAACAATgcttcccccacacaccctgcaCCTGAGTAATCAGGCGCCTCACCCTCCTTTCCAGCACTGTGCTTCCCAAACACAGATAAGTTAACTctatgtatgtctacactgccgtgTAAggccagggttagtagaactccagttcataggcgctgactccgtgggtgctccagggcttgagcacccacagaaaaaaaaatgagcgggtgcttagcacccaccggcagccaagccccccccccatcacctcctGCATACCACGGAACAGTTattcagtggtgtgcaggaggcgctgggtgggagggggaggactgGGGATGAAGACCGGGGATggggccggcattagggggtagcaagcagggcaattgcccagggccccatgccacagcgGTCCCCATAAAGCTAagtggctcaggctttggctttagccccaggtggcagggctggaagccctgggtttcagccccacactgcgaggcttcagctttctgccctgggccccagcaagtctaacactggccctgctttgtggcccccctgaaacctgctcacggccccctGGCTGAAAACCGCTGGGCTAAACCACTTGAGTGGTCATAGTCCTATAACTCCTTctcacattccccctccccacatgttCCCAGAAGGACCCGCACAATTCAATCCTGCCCACTGGGAATTCATGGGGAAAGAATCACTGAGTGACTCAGCTTACTACAGCCAAAGAACCATGGGCCAttctcccagacacacagctgagTGTGGACACAGTCATTTGGGTACAGATTTGCCATGTGACTAGGCTAAAACCCAAGCACCAACCACCTGGACTAACTCTGCAGCGAAGACATACCGTATGTGAGTTGATTCCTAGATTGCCCGGAAAGAACTACCCATTTGAATGGTCCTCTCTCTGCAGATCACAGCCTTCCTGCATGCCAGTGGATCAGTTCCCACCCTGGAGCGGGGAATACACACCTGAGGAGAAGTGGGGTAGGGATACAATGGAGACCAGGAGGATAGGCACTGTCCACCTTGAAGttctgttgggggaaaaaatggagagTTAACTTCCATTGAGCACTGTGTGCCAGGGAACTCATCCTTGAAACAATCCATTCATGCAGACAGAGGGATGGATCAGAATCAGGATGCAGGTACATGTCCTCTCTGCAGAAGACCCTGGCTTCTTTCAGATCCCCTATGGTCTTTGGGATCTGAGAGTACAGAGCCAAAGGCCATCTGGGGCTGGGGAATCCATCCTCATCCCCTGACAGAATCGTCTTAGAGAACTCAACACATGGATCCTCCATGAATGTTCTGTTCTGAGCCCATCAGTCCAACTCCACCCACTTGTTGGGGAGTCACAGAGACAGAATGGGAGAAGGACTAAAGACCACCAGTATCTGCAGTTACAGTAAATTGTTATTGGTGTAGGACATGCCTTCTGCTCTTGTCCCAGTTCTGCAGAGGAAGCCAAAATAATTCAAAGGTTCCTTTTTCTCTATGGTATGTCCTGACACCAAACACAGAGATCAGTTCAATCCTGTGTTCCAAAAAAAGGAACGCCAGCCATGCAGTGTTCTGTACTTTTGAAAACCAGggatacaatatatatatatatttaaaaaaaaaccctcctaatAATGTGGGTTATACCAGACCTTTTGTGAGCAGAGAATCTCTACTGTCCATTATCCTTCTAGGTCAGTACATATGGATATTTAATCTTTGTTTTGTATCCCCAAGGTTGTTCTGTTCTAGATCTAGGGACCAACTCTCTCTGTGTTTTCCTTCAAGATACTAGACCCTAAAGGCAGAAATTTGCCTGCACTTTGTGGGAAAAAATAGACCATCATTTGGGAGCTTAGAAGAATCCTAGTGTCAGGATGGCCGAGTAGTCTAAGGCGTCAGATTCAAGGCTCTATCTTCCCCTCTCCTGGGTATTCTGGCCTCTGTATAGAGGcgtgggttcaaatcccacttCTGACAcatctttttggggggaaggatagctcagtggtttaagcattggcctgctaaacccagggttgtgagctcaatccttgagggggccatttagggatctggggcaaaaattggggcttagtcctgctttgagcagggggttggactagatgacctgctgaggtcccttccaaccctgatattctatgattaatccCAATCCTTGGTCCTGCATATttagctcccagccagcagtttctccctcttttgtttcttttgagcTAACTACAAATAGCGTCATGTCTCCTTTTCATGTCAGAAACGTCTATTGATTGATGATCACATTTCCCCTGCttggaactttcctggcttctgcactaccccggtgaagtgggctagcaaaaggatctgagtcctcgctcccacttcctctATCCAGAGGCCTCCCtgtccttgaggactccccttccactctcctgtctggcagagtcctcataaccccaacaaggctgggcccaggattcctggggggcttgacacccaaccctgctgtggtcacctaggacaggggctagggtgtccccactctggggtactctctctgcactgggcacttccctgaactactgatcattacatacaatttaaagcaaatacaagtcATTTAAATCaacaactaattttaaaaagaataaggaaaaatgggaaaggttaaaggaaacacatcaacccgctctgtggcagggacatcacaaacagtgtctctggaacatcagggcagttcacagtctgttccttgtaagtcccaggcctccttctcaggctctggctgtgctgcagggatgctgtgggttggacacttgctctggtggtggccacacactctcaggctctaggtggcagggcccttcttcccagcgttgcccccgccctgtcagggttaccaacCCCACTCCGAgtctgcagagcctcctggctcaGATATCAATCAAACTGTGCTGGACCTGCTGCCCAggttcccccctcactctccccagctgctcaccacacccggctccggactgctccagccccag from the Chelonia mydas isolate rCheMyd1 chromosome 14, rCheMyd1.pri.v2, whole genome shotgun sequence genome contains:
- the LOC102943971 gene encoding uncharacterized protein LOC102943971, with the translated sequence MTGTNKLMTPLMGPPSGQTEALRCNVCKRKFLLFGCVQGSGETTCGWRERCVNIKASLGMYGFQGQLTSNCVLIVGLSQYIYRREDWEPVAQSGLGLGRSTYRCQLYQKSSESEKVDVCFSNHAPFLSLSSGKLPLYYRLNCTSVQNCGKVRAPDESHLTYDYTCCNTDFCN